The following is a genomic window from Geminicoccus roseus DSM 18922.
TATAGCCGCGTCATGCCGATGATGATGACCGCGGCCGGCACGGTCACCGCCGCCAAGGTGTTCGTGATGGGGGCGGGCGTGGCCGGCCTGCAGGCGATCGCCACCGCGCGGCGCCTGGGCTCGGTGGTGACCGCCACCGACGTGCGGCCCGCCGCCAAGGAAGAGATCGCCTCGCTCGGTGCCAAGTTCGTGGGCTTCATTCCCGAGGGGGCCGCCACCGCCGGCGGCTATGCCCGGGCGCTCACGCCCGAGGAGCAGGCCGAGCAGAAGAAGGTGGTCGCCGACCACATCAAGAACCAGGACATCGTGATCACCACCGCCCTGATCCCGGGCCGCAAGGCCCCGGTGCTGGTGACCGAGGCCATGGTGGCATCGATGAAGCCGGGCTCGGTGATCGTCGACCTGGCGGTCGAGACCGGCGGCAATGTCGAGGGCTCCAGGGTCGGCGAGGTGGTGGTGAAGAACGGCGTGAAGATCGTCGGCAACCCCAACGTGCCCTCGCGCCTGGCTCCCGCCGCCTCGCTGCTCTACGCCCGCAACCTGCTGAACTTCGTGACCCTGCTGGTCGACAAGGAGAGCAAGGGGCTGGTGATCAACCGCGACGACGAGCTGATCAAGGGCACCCAGCTCACCGATGCCGAGGGCGCGGTCGTGCACGATGCCTTCAAGGCCGCCTGAGGACGCTGGAGAGAAGCAATGGAACTGATCGATCACAGCGTCTTCAACCTGATCATCTTCGTGCTGGCGATCTTCGTCGGCTACTACGTGGTCTGGTCGGTGACCCCGGCGCTGCACACCCCGCTCATGGCGGTCACCAACGCGATCAGCTCGGTGATCATCGTCGGCGCCCTGGTCGCCAGCGGCTCCGGCAGCACGGTGGCCCTGGTGTTCGGCTTCATCGCGGTCGTGCTGGCGGCGGTGAACATCTTCGGCGGCTTCGCGGTGACCCACCGCATGCTCGCCATGTTCAAGAAGCGCGGCTGAGGAACCTACCATGAGCCCGAACCTCGCCGCCATCGGCTATCTGATCGCCGCGATCTGCTTCATCGTCAGCCTGCGCGGCCTGTCCTCGCCGGCGACCTCCCAGCGCGGCCTGCAGGCCGGCATCCTGGGCATGGGGCTGGCGATCGTCATCACCCTGCTCTCGCTGGCCGAGCCGTCCTTCCTGGCCTATGTCCTGATCTTCCTGGCGCTGGCGATCGGCGGCGGTGCCGGCTTCTACATCGCCCGCACCGTGGCGATGACCGCGATGCCGCAGCTGGTCGCGGCCTTCCACTCGCTGGTGGGCCTGGCCGCGGTGTTCGTCGCCGCCGGCGCGTTCGCCAGCCCGGAAGCCTTCCACATCCTGGTGCCCGGCAGCGTCGACACCATCAAGGGCCTGTCCCTGGTCGAGATGGGCCTGGGCGCGGTGGTGGGTGCGATCACCTTCACCGGCTCGATCATCGCGTTCGCCAAGCTGCAGGCGATCATGGGCTCGGCCCCGATCATGCTGCCGGCCCGGCACCTCATCAACATCGCCATCGGCGTGATCATCGTCCTGCTACTGGTCTGGCTGATCGCCGCGCAGAGCACGGCGGCCTTCGTGCTGCTGATCCTGTTCTCGCTGCTGATCGGCGTGCTGCTGATCATCCCGATCGGCGGCGCGGACATGCCGGTCGTGGTCTCGATGCTGAACAGCTATTCGGGCTGGGCGGCGGCCGGCATCGGCTTCACCCTGAACAACCAGGCGCTGATCATCACCGGCGCCCTGGTCGGCAGCTCCGGCGCCATCCTCAGCTACATCATGTGCAAGGCGATGAACCGCTCGTTCATCTCCGTGATCCTGGGCGGCTTTGGCGAGAGCGGCGGGGCGGCGGCTGCCGGCGGCGCCGAGCAGAAGCCGGTCAAGGCGGGCTCGGCCGAGGATGCCGCGTTCATGATGCAGAACGCCCAGAAGGTCATCATCGTGCCGGGCTACGGCATGGCGGTGGCGCAGGCGCAGCATTCGGTCCGCGAGCTCTACGACGCGCTGACCAAGGAGGGCGTCGAGGTCAAGTTCGCGATCCACCCGGTCGCGGGCCGCATGCCCGGCCACATGAACGTGCTGCTGGCCGAGGCCAACATCCCCTACGACGTCGTCTACGAGATGGAGGACATCAACAGCGAGTTCGGCCAGGCCGACGTCGCCTACGTGATCGGCGCCAACGACATCACCAACCCGTCCGCCAAGACCGACAAGGCCTCGCCGATCTACGGCATGCCGGTTTTGGACGTCGACCGGGCCAAGGCGGTGTTCTTCGTGAAGCGCTCGATGGCGGCGGGCTATGCCGGCATCGACAACACGCTGTTCTTCCAGGACAACACGATGATGCTGTTCGGCGACGCCAAGAAGATGACCGAGACCATCGTCAAGTCGATGACCGGCGCGGGGCACTGAGGCCCAGCCGATCGGACCGGTCGTGACGGAACGGCGCTGGGGGCAACCCCGGCGCCGTTTTCTTGTGGGCCGGCCGGATTGGTCCTACATCTTGCCCAGGATGTAGGACGGAGGCGGACATGCGGAAGGTGTCGGCGCGGGAGGCCAACCAGAACTTCTCCCGGCTGCTTGCCGAGGCCGAGGCCGGCGAGACGATCGTGATCACCAAGCGCGGATCCGAGGTGGCGGAACTCGTGCCGGCCTCTACCCGCGCCCAGCGGCGCTCGTTGCAGGAGCAGGCGGAGCGCCGGGCCAGGATCGACGAACTTGTCGCATGGCTGAAGGAAGGCGTGGAGTTCACGGAGCCCGCGGAGTTCAAGCGGGAGGAGATCTACGACCGGTGATCGGCATCGACACCAATGTCCTGGTTTATGCCGCCCAGCAATCGGACGATCCCCGCCATCTCCGGTCGGCGCGGATCATCGAGGTGCTGATCACCACCGACCAATTGTTCATCCCGCTCCAGGCCCTGGGCGAAATGTACCACGTCCTGCGCCGCAAGACCCGGATGCAGCCTGGTGATCTGGCAGGTCTGGTCCGGCGATACCTGGACCTGGCAGACACGGAAGCCTACCGGCCGTCGGACTTGGCGAGGGCCATGGCGGCGGTAGCCGATCATGGGCTGCCGTTCTGGGATGCCCTGATCTGGTCGGTCTGCGACCGGATGGCGGTGCCGATCCTCCTGACCGAGGACCTGCAGGAAGGACGGACGCTGGGCTCGGTCACCTTCACCAACCCGTTCGGCGATCGAGCCGGCAGGATCCTGGCGATCTAGCCGGCGCCGCCGCTCAGTCGTGGTCCTTCGGCCGGCCGCGCATCGACTTGATCCCGGAGCGCTGCGACTTGGCCGCCAGCCGCCGTTCCTTGGAGCCCTTGGTCGGCCGGGTAGCCCGGCGGGTTTTCGGGCGGACCGCGGCGGCGCGGATCAGCGCCACCAGGCGGGCCAGGGCGTCCTCGCGGTTGCGCGGCTGGTCGCGGAAGTCCTGCGCTTGGATGATCAGGATGCCGTCCTGGGTCATCCGCGACCCGGCCAGGTGGATCAGCCGCTGGCGGATGTCCTCGGGCAGGGAGGGCGAGTTCAGGACGTCGAAGCGCAGCTGCACCGCCGAGGACACCTTGTTGACGTTCTGCCCGCCGGGCCCGGACGCGCGCACGAAGCTCTCGTCCAGTTCGCGGGGATCCAGCTGGATGGATTTGGTGACGGGGATCATCGAAGGCTTCCAGAACGGCTCGCGGCCTTCTTAGCGCAACCAAGCGCGTTGACCACCGCCTCGTCACCCCGGAAGGATCGGGCGACCCCAGCTGCGACCGGAACCGCCCATGTCCCTTTCAACGAAGTCCATCCTGGTCACCGGCGCCACCGCGGGCATCGGCCAGGCCATCGCCCGGGTGCTAGCCGGACGCGGCGCGCGCCTGCTGATCACCGGCCGCAACGCCGAGGCGGGCAGGGCGCTCGAGGAGGAACTGGCGAAGGCCGGTGCGACGGTCAGGTTCGTTCGTGCCGACGTGACGGACACCGATGCGCCCAGGCTGCTGGTGGACGCGGCGGTGGACGCCTTTGGCGGGATCGACGTGCTGGTCAACAATGCCGGGATCGTCGCCCGCGGCGATGCCGAGCACTGCAACGACGAGCAGTTCGAGCGGATCATGGCGACCAACGTCACCGCCCTGTTCCGGCTGAGCCGTCAGGTCCTGCCGGTGATGCGCCGGGGCGGCGGCGGCTCGATCGTCAACATCGCCTCGGACTGGGGGCTGGTCGGCGCGGTCGGCGCGGTCGCCTATGGCGCCAGCAAGGGGGCGGTGGTGCAGATCACCCGCTCCATGGCGATCGACCATGCCCGGGACGGGATCCGGGTCAACGCGGTCTGCCCGGGCGACACCGACACCACCATGCTCGACGGCGCCATGACCGGCGGGGACCGGGCGGCGGAGCTGGCGAAGATGGGGCAGGCGCTGCCGCTCGGCCGGGTCGGCCAGCCCGACGAGATCGCCAAGGTGGTGGCGTTCCTGGCCTCCGACGACGCCAGCTTCATCACGGGCGCCTGCCTGCCGGTGGATGGCGGCAACACCGCCCAGTGAGCGTCAGCAAGCTCCGTCGAGCGTCAGCGCCGGCGGACCATGCCGGCCGCCAGCATCAGGATGATCCCGGCCAGGGTCAGGACGCCCAGCGCACCGGCCAGGCCGATCGCCTTGGCCAGGAAGCCGATCAGGGGCGGGCCGGCCAGGAAGCCGACATAGCCGATGGTCGCGACCGCCGCCACGCCGGCGCCGGGCGCAGTCCCGGGCAGCCGGGCGGCCTGGCCCAGCAGGACCGGCACGATGTTGGCAGCACCCAGGCCGATCAGGCCGAACCCGGCGGCGGCCACGAACGGCATCGGCACCAGGGTGGTGATCAGGAACCCGGCGGTGATCAGGAAGCCGCCGGCGCGCAGGACCATGACCCGGCCGAACCGGTCGGTGACCGCGTCGCCGATGAAGCGGCAGCTGGCCATCGCCAGGGAAAAGGCGGCAAAGCCCGCCGCCGCGACCGCGGGGGTGGCGCCGGTGTTCTGCACCAGGTGCAAAGCGCTCCAGTCGGCGGCGGCACCCTCGACCACCATCACCATCATCGCCAGCAGGCCCAGCACCAGGGCGGCGCCGTGCGGCAGGGCGAAGTGCGGGCCGCCGGCCTGGTGGGCCGGGTCGGGCAGGGGCAAGAGCCAGTTCCAGACAAAGGCGATGATGGCGGCGGCCAGGCAGGCTGCCAGCAGCAGGCCGGACCCATCGCCCCAGCCGGCCCCGATCATGACGCCGCCGATGGCAGCGCCGGTCAGGCCGCCCAGGCTCCAGAAGCCGTGGAAGGAGGACATGGTCGCCCGGCCACGGGCGCGCTCGACATCGGTCGCCTGGGCGTTCATCGCGACATCGAGGCCGCCATTGAGCATGCCGAACAGCAGGGCCGCCACGAACAGCAGCGGCAGGTTCGGCGCCAGCACTGGCAGCGCCATCACCAGCACGAACCCGGCAATGAAGAAGCGGGTCGCCCGGTCGCTGCCGAACCGGCCGGCGGCCCAGCCGGCGAGCGGCATGGTCGCCATGGCGCCGCCGGCGACCGTGAGCAGCACCAGCCCCAGCACGAACTCGTCGATGCCGTGGACGGCGCCGATGATCGGGATGTGCACGGCCCACAGCCCGATGGCGGTGCCGTTGACCATGAACACGGTCGAGACGGCCGCCCGGTTGCGGTCGACCGCGCCGCGACGGTCGGCGGTGGTGGCGGTCATCGCGTTTCTCCGGGTGCGCGCAGGATCTCGGGTCCCTCGTCGCCGACGATCCGCTCGACCAGGGCGGCGGGCGCGTCGGCCTCGATCACCAGCTGGTCCAGGGCCGCCAGGGGGGCGATGGTGAAGGGGGCGGAGGCGCCGAGCTTGTCGTTCAGCACCGCCGTGACCACCCGCCCGCTCACCTCGATCATGGTGCGCTTGACCACGGCGTCGTCGGCGAACACGGAGGCCAGCCCGTCATCGGCCGACAGGCTGCAGGCGCCGAGCAGGCAGAGATCCGCCCGGATCTGCCGGATCGCGTCGGTCACGCCGGTTCCGGTGACCGCACCGGCCCGATGGCTGAGGCTGCCGCCCAGCAGGATCACCTCGATGGAGTTCCGGCCGAGCAGGGCGCTGGCGATCGCCGGGCTGTTGGTGACGATGGTCGCCTCGAGGGCAGCCGGCAGGCAGTGCATCACCGCGAGGTTGGTGGAGCCGGCATCCACGATCACCACCTCGCCCGGCCGGATCAGCCCGGCGGCTACCCGTGCTATCGCCTGCTTGCGCGGCCGCTCGGCCTGCTCGCGCTCCAGATAGGGGCGGGGTGCGGTGATCTGGCGGACGGCACCGCCATGGACCCGCTGCACCCTTCCGGTGGCGGCGAGTTCGCGCAGGTCGCGGCGGATGGTGTCCTCGGAGGTGCCGAAGTCACGGGCGAGCTCGGCGGCAAGCACGCGGCCGTCGCGCTCGATCAGGGTGAGGATCGCCCGCTGGCGCTCCTCCGGCAGGACAATGGCAGTGACGGTCATGGCAGGCCCAGAAGTTCGTGCACGTTCGGGTACACGAACATGCACGAGCGTGCAATGCGGATCTGCCGGCGTTGTTCAGGCAGGGAAGATCCGGGCGCTGGCTGCACGAACATGCACGCTGTCGCCCCTGGCCAGCCCCAGCTCCCTCCAGCGCGAGGGCGGCAAGGAGGCCTCGACCGGGTCGGCCCGCCCCTCCACGTCCAGGTCGACCCGGATCACCGAGCCCAGCGCGGTGACGTGCCGGATCCGGGCAAGCGCGCCGTCCTGCCCGGCGACCCGGCTCATCTCGATCTCCTCCGGCCGGACATAGGCGATGCCCTGCGCAGCCGGGGTCTCCAGGCGGAAGGGGCGGCCCAGGACATGGGCGACGCTGTCCTTGGCCTCGAACGGGATGCGGTTCACCTGGCCCAGGAACTCGTAGACGAACGGGTTGGCGGGATGCTCGTAGATGTCGGCCGGCGCGCCGACCTGCTCGATCCGCCCCTTGTTCATCACCACCACCCGGTCGGCCAGCTCCAGCGCCTCTTCCTGGTCGTGAGTCACGAACACCGAGGTCAGCCCCATCTCGTGGTGCAGCCGGCGCAGCCAGCGGCGCAGGTCCTTGCGCACCTGGGCGTCCAGGGCGCCGAACGGCTCGTCCAGCAGCAGCACCTTCGGCTCGATGGCGAGTGCCCGCGCCAGCGCCACGCGCTGGCGCTGGCCGCCGGAAAGCTGGGTCGGGTAGCGATGGGAGAGGCCGTCCAGCTGGACCAGCTGGAGCAGCTCGTGGACCCGCCGCGCGATCTCCGCCTTGTCCGGCCGCTGGGCGCGCGGCTTCACGCGCAGGCCGAACGCCACGTTCTCGAACACGGTCATGTGCCGGAACAGGGCATAGTGCTGGAACACGAAGCCTACCGCGCGCTCGCCCACCGCCCGGGTGGTCGCGTCGTCGCCGTTGAACAGGACCTGGCCGCGATCGGCGAACTCCAGGCCGGCGATGATCCGCAGCAGCGTGGTCTTGCCGGAGCCGGAGGGGCCCAGCAGCGCCACCAGCTCGCCCTGCGACACCGTCAGGTCGACGTCGTGCACGGCCACGAAGCCGTTGAATTCCTTGGTCAGTCCCTTGACCGTGATCGTCATCGAAGGGGCTCCAGCATGAAGCGGGGTCAGTGGCGGCGGGTCGCGGCCAGCTCGGCGCCGTAGCGCCATTCCAGCAGGTGCTTGATCACCAGGGTGACCAGGCCCAGCAGGGCCAGCAGGCTGGCGACCGCGAAGGCGGCCACCGA
Proteins encoded in this region:
- a CDS encoding NAD(P)(+) transhydrogenase (Re/Si-specific) subunit beta yields the protein MSPNLAAIGYLIAAICFIVSLRGLSSPATSQRGLQAGILGMGLAIVITLLSLAEPSFLAYVLIFLALAIGGGAGFYIARTVAMTAMPQLVAAFHSLVGLAAVFVAAGAFASPEAFHILVPGSVDTIKGLSLVEMGLGAVVGAITFTGSIIAFAKLQAIMGSAPIMLPARHLINIAIGVIIVLLLVWLIAAQSTAAFVLLILFSLLIGVLLIIPIGGADMPVVVSMLNSYSGWAAAGIGFTLNNQALIITGALVGSSGAILSYIMCKAMNRSFISVILGGFGESGGAAAAGGAEQKPVKAGSAEDAAFMMQNAQKVIIVPGYGMAVAQAQHSVRELYDALTKEGVEVKFAIHPVAGRMPGHMNVLLAEANIPYDVVYEMEDINSEFGQADVAYVIGANDITNPSAKTDKASPIYGMPVLDVDRAKAVFFVKRSMAAGYAGIDNTLFFQDNTMMLFGDAKKMTETIVKSMTGAGH
- the arfB gene encoding alternative ribosome rescue aminoacyl-tRNA hydrolase ArfB, with translation MIPVTKSIQLDPRELDESFVRASGPGGQNVNKVSSAVQLRFDVLNSPSLPEDIRQRLIHLAGSRMTQDGILIIQAQDFRDQPRNREDALARLVALIRAAAVRPKTRRATRPTKGSKERRLAAKSQRSGIKSMRGRPKDHD
- a CDS encoding proton-translocating transhydrogenase family protein → MELIDHSVFNLIIFVLAIFVGYYVVWSVTPALHTPLMAVTNAISSVIIVGALVASGSGSTVALVFGFIAVVLAAVNIFGGFAVTHRMLAMFKKRG
- a CDS encoding SDR family NAD(P)-dependent oxidoreductase; this encodes MSLSTKSILVTGATAGIGQAIARVLAGRGARLLITGRNAEAGRALEEELAKAGATVRFVRADVTDTDAPRLLVDAAVDAFGGIDVLVNNAGIVARGDAEHCNDEQFERIMATNVTALFRLSRQVLPVMRRGGGGSIVNIASDWGLVGAVGAVAYGASKGAVVQITRSMAIDHARDGIRVNAVCPGDTDTTMLDGAMTGGDRAAELAKMGQALPLGRVGQPDEIAKVVAFLASDDASFITGACLPVDGGNTAQ
- a CDS encoding Re/Si-specific NAD(P)(+) transhydrogenase subunit alpha — translated: MQIGVPREHAAHERRVAATPETVKKLKALGVDVLVEAGAGAGCDFADQLYADAGATIVPDPAAVFAADIVLKVKRPDEREMELLRPGQVLVGQLDPYMNKEQVQAYAGKKVSSFALELLPRTTRGQAMDVLSSQANLAGYKAVLDALEHYSRVMPMMMTAAGTVTAAKVFVMGAGVAGLQAIATARRLGSVVTATDVRPAAKEEIASLGAKFVGFIPEGAATAGGYARALTPEEQAEQKKVVADHIKNQDIVITTALIPGRKAPVLVTEAMVASMKPGSVIVDLAVETGGNVEGSRVGEVVVKNGVKIVGNPNVPSRLAPAASLLYARNLLNFVTLLVDKESKGLVINRDDELIKGTQLTDAEGAVVHDAFKAA
- a CDS encoding sulfate/molybdate ABC transporter ATP-binding protein, with the protein product MTITVKGLTKEFNGFVAVHDVDLTVSQGELVALLGPSGSGKTTLLRIIAGLEFADRGQVLFNGDDATTRAVGERAVGFVFQHYALFRHMTVFENVAFGLRVKPRAQRPDKAEIARRVHELLQLVQLDGLSHRYPTQLSGGQRQRVALARALAIEPKVLLLDEPFGALDAQVRKDLRRWLRRLHHEMGLTSVFVTHDQEEALELADRVVVMNKGRIEQVGAPADIYEHPANPFVYEFLGQVNRIPFEAKDSVAHVLGRPFRLETPAAQGIAYVRPEEIEMSRVAGQDGALARIRHVTALGSVIRVDLDVEGRADPVEASLPPSRWRELGLARGDSVHVRAASARIFPA
- a CDS encoding DeoR/GlpR family DNA-binding transcription regulator produces the protein MTVTAIVLPEERQRAILTLIERDGRVLAAELARDFGTSEDTIRRDLRELAATGRVQRVHGGAVRQITAPRPYLEREQAERPRKQAIARVAAGLIRPGEVVIVDAGSTNLAVMHCLPAALEATIVTNSPAIASALLGRNSIEVILLGGSLSHRAGAVTGTGVTDAIRQIRADLCLLGACSLSADDGLASVFADDAVVKRTMIEVSGRVVTAVLNDKLGASAPFTIAPLAALDQLVIEADAPAALVERIVGDEGPEILRAPGETR
- a CDS encoding PIN domain-containing protein yields the protein MIGIDTNVLVYAAQQSDDPRHLRSARIIEVLITTDQLFIPLQALGEMYHVLRRKTRMQPGDLAGLVRRYLDLADTEAYRPSDLARAMAAVADHGLPFWDALIWSVCDRMAVPILLTEDLQEGRTLGSVTFTNPFGDRAGRILAI
- a CDS encoding MFS transporter, giving the protein MTATTADRRGAVDRNRAAVSTVFMVNGTAIGLWAVHIPIIGAVHGIDEFVLGLVLLTVAGGAMATMPLAGWAAGRFGSDRATRFFIAGFVLVMALPVLAPNLPLLFVAALLFGMLNGGLDVAMNAQATDVERARGRATMSSFHGFWSLGGLTGAAIGGVMIGAGWGDGSGLLLAACLAAAIIAFVWNWLLPLPDPAHQAGGPHFALPHGAALVLGLLAMMVMVVEGAAADWSALHLVQNTGATPAVAAAGFAAFSLAMASCRFIGDAVTDRFGRVMVLRAGGFLITAGFLITTLVPMPFVAAAGFGLIGLGAANIVPVLLGQAARLPGTAPGAGVAAVATIGYVGFLAGPPLIGFLAKAIGLAGALGVLTLAGIILMLAAGMVRRR
- a CDS encoding type II toxin-antitoxin system Phd/YefM family antitoxin, yielding MRKVSAREANQNFSRLLAEAEAGETIVITKRGSEVAELVPASTRAQRRSLQEQAERRARIDELVAWLKEGVEFTEPAEFKREEIYDR